The Arachis hypogaea cultivar Tifrunner chromosome 19, arahy.Tifrunner.gnm2.J5K5, whole genome shotgun sequence genome has a window encoding:
- the LOC112776808 gene encoding putative disease resistance RPP13-like protein 1 — protein MASKLEGGAYLSSFVDAVSKKLSSILEDDDFVLQGNHSARKLLEKLDDYLCDVEPVLEDAELKQFGNDRVKKWLVDLQDALYMADDFLDELSTKAATATPRDPGNSSPWSYSVDSTIEDNGVNVIEKIVGTLEFLVGRKDKLGLIKSAKLDTSWRIPSTSLVVSSDIFGRDQDKENIIKLLLDDTCDAQSPVTVIPIVGMGGIGKTTLAQLVYNDIKVVAKFETRAWVCVAENSDPVNVTRTIAGAIDFPSCNMDNFDSLQTDLKMKLTGKTFLVVLDDVWHDQRETWEDFLKPFRYGSNGSKILLTTRSEKVASVFATNNLHYRLSLLLEEDCWSVFLKHSSISTNSKQYTTLEPIGRKIVEKCKGLPLAVKTLGGLLRNKYYEGDWENILESEIWELSEDDSKIVPALRVSYHYLPSHLKRCFVYCSLYPEDYEFDKDELILLWMTEDLLQAKGNNRLENIGCAYFDELVARSFFQPSSTNKRLFVMHDLIHDLAIFIAGKFHFHLNEWENLHMIDSKTRHLLVTEYKGSFHLFQEAYNRAVHMRTFLDLSVFDCFQSIDIESNPWLLRQRLRVLSFYSFTIESLPDSIGELIHLRYLNLSRTPIVALSESICKLYNLQTLKLRNCTKLEMLPSCMHDLVNLRHLDIRGASCLKEMPKRMSKLKHLNFLSYYIVGAQEENGIRELGSLDNLHGSFCISKLENVKNSGEALEAKMGNKKHINTLKLKWVPDGDIDDVQTERDILDKLQPHPNLEKLSIEGYRGETFPDWLGLSCYSNMTKLRLDRCMNCYELPSLGQLPSLQHLEFSDLDGLEKIGLEFYNKNNASFQQETPFKSLETLKIVNMSSWREWHFPDEFDGFPKLRILSIKSCPVLKGGLPAHLPALEELTIVECEELACSLPRAPNLHQIHVKGNRSSTYATRGHKVVIEETQLAKSVMECLPHIQPPLIQHLEISNVWSAISISEDYLPASLQSLEIFYCSKLTFSEQLQHKSLTKISVVGCHSLKLLPLWDFPNLKNLKVSVCQRVEYVEVPHALPSLRDLCISGCPSLVSLPALGLAAPHLEELDIRNCPKIDCFVEECLPPSLEKVVVIGCQKLARWITSKGLQSEGLTYLWLGGCFDVNSFPREGCLPSSLESLELWNFPNMETLDSKGLHHLTSLKRLAIGDCRKLESVTEEHLLASIANIYIGEECPLRRKLEEMEHPPIQFVCYKRDSDYSDDDYPYD, from the exons ATGGCTTCAAAACTTGAAGGTGGAGCTTATCTCTCTTCTTTTGTTGATGCTGTTTCAAAGAAGTTGTCTTCAATACTTGAAGATGATGACTTTGTCCTCCAAGGAAACCACTCTGCTCGGAAGTTGCTTGAAAAGTTGGATGATTATCTGTGTGATGTTGAACCTGTGCTTGAGGATGCTGAGCTGAAGCAGTTCGGTAACGATAGAGTGAAGAAGTGGCTTGTTGATCTCCAAGATGCTCTCTATATGGCTGATGACTTTCTTGATGAACTCTCCACTAAAGCTGCCACTGCCACTCCAAGGGATCCAGGTAACTCTTCTCCCTGGTCTTACTCTGTTGATTCAACTATTGAAGATAATGGTGTCAATGTCATCGAAAAAATAGTTGGCACACTAGAGTTTCTTGTAGGGCGAAAAGATAAACTTGGTCTGATAAAGAGTGCCAAGTTGGACACATCATGGAGAATCCCATCCACATCTCTTGTTGTGAGTTCTGACATATTTGGTCGGGACCAAGACAAGGAGAACATAATCAAATTGCTGTTAGATGATACCTGTGACGCCCAATCACCTGTGACTGTGATCCCCATCGTGGGTATGGGTGGAATAGGAAAAACTACTTTGGCTCAACTGGTTTACAATGATATCAAAGTCGTGGCAAAATTTGAGACTAGAGCATGGGTGTGTGTTGCTGAAAATTCTGATCCTGTTAATGTTACAAGGACAATAGCAGGGGCAATAGATTTTCCTTCCTGTAACATGGATAACTTTGATTCACTTCAGACTGATTTGAAAATGAAGTTGACAGGTAAGACATTTTTAGTTGTCTTAGATGATGTCTGGCATGATCAACGAGAAACATGGGAGGATTTTCTGAAACCTTTTCGATATGGGAGTAATGGAAGTAAGATTCTCCTTACAACCCGTAGTGAAAAGGTTGCTTCTGTGTTCGCAACTAACAATCTACATTATCGACTAAGTTTATTGTTGGAGGAAGATTGTTGGTCGGTGTTTTTGAAGCATTCATCTATTTCTACTAATTCTAAACAATATACAACTCTAGAACCAATTGGTAGAAAAATTGTTGAAAAGTGTAAGGGGTTACCTTTGGCTGTGAAAACACTTGGAGGTTTATTGCGCAATAAGTATTATGAAGGGGACTGGGAAAATATACTTGAAAGTGAAATTTGGGAACTCTCGGAAGATGATAGTAAGATTGTTCCTGCATTAAGAGTTAGTTATCACTACCTCCCTTCACATTTAAAGAGgtgttttgtttattgctcgttATATCCTGAGGATTATGAATTTGACAAAGATGAATTAATTCTATTATGGATGACAGAAGATCTTTTACAAGCAAAGGGAAACAACAGATTAGAAAATATTGGTTGTGCATATTTTGATGAATTAGTTGCAAGATCATTTTTTCAACCTTCTAGTACTAATAAAAGGTTATTTGTAATGCATGATCTCATACATGATCTAGCAATATTTATTGCTGGGAAATTCCATTTCCACCTCAATGAATGGGAAAATCTACACATGATAGACAGCAAAACTCGTCATCTCTTGGTTACTGAATATAAGGGTAGCTTCCACTTATTTCAAGAAGCCTATAATAGAGCAGTACACATGAGAACATTTTTAGATCTTTCTGTGTTTGACTGTTTTCAATCAATTGATATTGAAAGCAATCCTTGGTTATTACGACAACGATTGAGAGTTTTGTCATTTTATTCATTTACTATAGAGTCATTGCCTGATTCAATAGGTGAATTGATTCATTTGCGTTATTTGAATCTTTCTCGCACCCCTATTGTGGCATTGTCTGAGTCAATATGTAAATTATACAATCTCCAAACCTTGAAGTTGAGGAATTGTACAAAACTTGAGATGCTTCCGAGCTGCATGCATGATCTTGTGAACCTGCGCCACCTTGATATTCGAGGTGCTTCTTGTCTGAAAGAGATGCCGAAAAGAATGAGCAAGTTAAAGCATCTAAACTTCTTAAGCTACTATATCGTCGGCGCGCAAGAAGAGAATGGGATAAGAGAACTGGGATCGCTGGACAATCTTCATGGCTCATTTTGCATTTCCAAGTTGGAGAACGTCAAGAATAGTGGTGAAGCTTTGGAGGCAAAAATGGGTAACAAGAAGCACATCAACACCTTAAAATTGAAATGGGTTCCAGATGGTGACATTGATGATGTTCAAACTGAGAGAGATATACTTGACAAGTTACAACCTCATCCAAACTTGGAAAAGTTATCAATTGAGGGTTATCGGGGTGAAACATTCCCAGATTGGTTAGGCCTTTCGTGCTACTCCAATATGACCAAATTGAGGCTGGATCGTTGTATGAATTGTTATGAGCTTCCTTCATTGGGACAGTTACCCTCTTTACAGCATCTGGAGTTTTCTGATCTTGATGGGTTGGAGAAAATTGGTTTAGAGTTTTACAACAAAAACAATGCATCATTTCAGCAGGAGACGCCCTTCAAATCTCTTGAAACTCTGAAAATTGTAAATATGTCTAGTTGGCGGGAATGGCATTTTCCTGATGAGTTTGATGGTTTTCCTAAGCTTAGAATCCTTTCAATAAAAAGTTGTCCGGTGTTAAAGGGAGGTCTGCCTGCTCACCTTCCGGCTCTGGAGGAACTTACCATTGTTGAATGTGAAGAGCTTGCTTGTTCGCTGCCGAGggctcccaaccttcaccaaatACATGTAAAGGGTAATAGGTCTTCTACATATGCGACACGAGGGCACAAGGTAGTAATTGAAGAAACCCAGCTGGCAAAATCCGTTATGGAGTGTCTACCCCACATCCAACCGCCACTTATCCAACATCTGGAAATCAGTAACGTTTGGTCAGCGATATCAATTTCAGAAGATTATTTGCCCGCTTCGTTACAGTCTCTGGAAATCTTTTATTGTTCAAAATTAACATTTTCAGAGCAACTGCAGCACAAGTCGCTAACGAAGATATCTGTAGTGGGGTGTCATTCGCTGAAGTTGCTTCCATTGTGGGACTTTCCAAATCTCAAGAATCTCAAAGTCAGTGTATGCCAAAGAGTGGAATATGTTGAGGTGCCACACGCTCTTCCAAGTCTCCGTGATTTGTGCATCTCCGGCTGCCCCAGTTTAGTATCCTTGCCGGCGCTAGGGTTGGCTGCGCCGCACCTAGAGGAGCTGGATATACGCAATTGCCCAAAAATCGATTGTTTTGTTGAAGAGTGCCTCCCGCCGAGTTTGGAAAAAGTTGTAGTCATTGGGTGCCAGAAACTAGCGAGGTGGATAACATCAAAGGGTTTGCAGAGTGAAGGCCTTACCTATCTTTGGCTTGGTGGATGCTTCGATGTAAATTCGTTCCCAAGAGAGGGTTGCCTTCCTTCATCTCTCGAGTCTCTAGAATTGTGGAACTTTCCAAATATGGAGACGCTTGACAGCAAGGGGCTTCACCATCTTACCTCCCTCAAAAGGTTAGCAATTGGTGACTGTAGAAAGCTTGAGAGTGTCACAGAAGAACATTTGCTTGCTTCCATAGCAAATATCTACATTGGGGAAGAATGTCCTTTGAGGCGTAAGCTGGAAGAGATGGAACACCCACCGATTCAATTTGTTTGTTACAAACGCG ACTCGGATTACTCTGATGATGATTACCCTTATGATTGA